In the genome of Bacteroidota bacterium, the window TTGTGCCATCGCTGAGCTACTTTTTCCAGTTCTGAGGCGTGTAGCCTCGTAACTGAATAGAAAGCCTTTAGCGTGGCGATGTCCACGTCAGGGTATTCTGACCTGATAAGCTGTCCGTCCTCTCTGTATTCAAAGAGAGCGGTGTAGCCTGTTTTGATTTCGGTGATGGTGATTTTCATGATAATTGATGATTATTCATTGTCAATTGTCCATTCTTGCTTCCATCTGGTCATAAGCTATTATCAAATCCTCTATTGCTACACGAAGTTCGAGAGGCAGGGAAAAACTATTGATGGTGGTTAGGCTTTTGCGCTTGGTGGCATGCACGTAGTCAATAAAGCTGTCTTGTTTGCGCGCGCTGCGTTTGCCCTCAACGTAGTAGTCTTTGAGGGCTTGTGGGCTGCAAAATTCGGGCATGCCCAAGGCTCTGCACAGCAGCACCTCTGCCATTGCTCCTCTGCTTTGACTGTAATCCGGCAACAGGTAGATGCCATCGCAAGCCACCAGGTGGCTAATGCAGATGCGCATGGCGGTTTTCCAGTTCTCATCCGGATTGCCAACTTCCTTGATTGGGTTGACAGCCTTAAAACCTGCGTTTTCAATTTCTCTTTCGGCAGCTTCAAATTTAGCTGCACACAAGCCTGGGTCTTCGCCTGTGACTTTTCCTGCTATGTAGATAACCTTTTTCATGAGTTTTTAGTTTTTAGTGTTGAGTTTTTGGTTATTTAAAATTGGAGTTTTCCAATACTTAGAGAATTCCCAGAATTAAGACAATCTAGTACCTCTTTTTTCACCCTTTCAAATTCTTCCTTCCGCTCGCCAATTATTTCATTAATAGACATCTCTAAGACTACCATAAACACCTCATCATCCACTTTACTTTGAGTGGCAGCAAATGAAATTCCATTAGGCTCTTTGCCTTTGTAATATCTAGCTATTTTATATATCATTTTCATATTCACAATTACTTCAGATACTCGAAAAATTAAGGTCTATCAATTCGTACTTGCCCTCTTCGTTACGTGCAAACACACGGAAGTATCTCTTTGAATCGGGTCTGCGGATGGCTTTGTCCAGCAAGTCCATTGCTTCTTTGTATAACGGACTGCGAGTGCGGTCGCGATACTTGCGAAGAGTTAGCACTTTTTTAACGTCTAAACTGCCGGATGTTTTCTCAAATGCACTTAATATAAGTGTGCGCATAAAATCATCTACACCTGTGGTGTTAGAGGTTATAAAATCGTCTAACTTCTCTTTGCATGCCTGAA includes:
- a CDS encoding DUF4406 domain-containing protein, coding for MKKVIYIAGKVTGEDPGLCAAKFEAAEREIENAGFKAVNPIKEVGNPDENWKTAMRICISHLVACDGIYLLPDYSQSRGAMAEVLLCRALGMPEFCSPQALKDYYVEGKRSARKQDSFIDYVHATKRKSLTTINSFSLPLELRVAIEDLIIAYDQMEARMDN